One window from the genome of Candidatus Lernaella stagnicola encodes:
- a CDS encoding FRG domain-containing protein, whose protein sequence is MTEDNEKQCFREKHFGKNVEDFLKFLLPSREEWRGNNKNIPEPEKWLFRGQGLDVPPVPSALRRNSYGKLIYFCLERAAAYLEKTRKRPLDKEEKFSDEAFHVGAEYDFLRDFLKAADWQGRQLIGYTMEFRDSFLKPEKRDEFMKRPVKWPSDNLLELLALAQHYGVPTRLLDWSERAHIAAYFAASSVVNSWDQKENEKIKVVIWALKWRDLGYPIKVIRPTMGTNPNLAAQRGVLTLFRENDFFKKLLKRKCNSNKDKGNVVLWKITLDKGVAGELLRDLYDIGIHAGSIYPTFDGAAKFVMERRFWPDHDEN, encoded by the coding sequence ATGACAGAAGACAACGAAAAACAGTGCTTCCGCGAAAAGCACTTTGGGAAAAACGTGGAAGATTTTCTCAAATTTCTTTTGCCATCGCGGGAGGAGTGGAGAGGGAATAATAAAAATATTCCGGAACCGGAGAAATGGCTTTTTCGCGGCCAAGGGCTTGATGTGCCTCCAGTCCCATCTGCTTTGCGGCGCAATTCATACGGTAAACTGATATATTTTTGTCTAGAACGGGCCGCGGCGTATCTAGAAAAAACCAGAAAACGACCGCTCGACAAAGAAGAAAAGTTCAGCGATGAAGCGTTTCACGTCGGAGCTGAATACGATTTTCTGCGGGATTTTTTAAAAGCGGCGGATTGGCAAGGAAGACAGCTCATTGGTTACACGATGGAGTTCAGAGACTCCTTTTTGAAGCCCGAAAAAAGAGACGAGTTCATGAAGAGGCCGGTGAAGTGGCCGAGTGATAACCTTCTTGAATTACTCGCTCTGGCGCAACATTACGGTGTTCCAACCCGTTTGTTGGATTGGAGCGAGCGAGCGCACATTGCCGCCTACTTCGCGGCATCGAGTGTTGTAAACAGTTGGGATCAGAAAGAAAACGAAAAGATAAAAGTTGTTATATGGGCGTTAAAATGGCGCGATCTGGGATATCCAATCAAAGTGATTCGCCCAACGATGGGAACGAACCCCAACCTCGCCGCGCAACGCGGAGTTCTTACGTTATTCCGCGAGAATGACTTTTTTAAGAAATTGCTCAAGAGAAAATGCAATTCCAATAAAGATAAGGGAAATGTAGTCTTGTGGAAAATCACGTTGGACAAAGGCGTTGCAGGAGAGCTTCTTCGTGACTTGTATGATATTGGTATCCACGCCGGGTCGATATACCCCACGTTCGACGGCGCGGCGAAGTTCGTTATGGAGCGTCGATTCTGGCCCGATCACGATGAAAATTAA